In the Pseudomonas sp. ADAK2 genome, one interval contains:
- a CDS encoding lysozyme inhibitor LprI family protein: MPRFTTLGAALLAPLAFSTVTHASSFDCANATSPSEKTICADAYTSNLDKKLGELWSVTLAKVADPKALKTDQRQWLKQRNQCADNLSCLRHKYRMRITELGHMATPFSWDATWQMIPWGVETGGELKTRRKDSTHVTFEVLAANGANMGNLDGIATLKGTTAHYAEGDCALTFIAMNGVLDVSQEGSDSDCGAGMGVFYAGRYVASEQSLALENDLLSVGLVRTQQEDDALRTLLKDDYQRLVESSSSRTLGEASSDVPGAEVDEMWVRGLGGINASIFMHTTDSRFWLVLIVSDSKGNLRARYYTNVAGWKGRLPETLKRWYDKRAAAGSLPLDQMP, translated from the coding sequence ATGCCTCGTTTCACCACCCTTGGCGCCGCGCTACTGGCACCTCTCGCGTTCTCCACCGTCACCCATGCCAGCAGTTTCGATTGCGCCAACGCAACCAGCCCCAGCGAAAAAACCATTTGCGCCGACGCTTACACCTCCAACCTGGATAAAAAACTGGGCGAACTGTGGAGCGTCACGCTTGCGAAAGTCGCTGATCCCAAAGCGCTGAAGACCGACCAGCGCCAGTGGCTGAAGCAGCGCAATCAGTGCGCCGATAACCTTTCTTGCCTGCGGCACAAGTATCGAATGCGCATCACCGAACTTGGCCACATGGCCACGCCGTTTTCGTGGGACGCCACTTGGCAGATGATTCCGTGGGGCGTAGAGACCGGTGGCGAGTTGAAGACCCGGCGTAAAGATTCGACCCACGTCACGTTCGAAGTCTTGGCTGCAAACGGCGCCAACATGGGCAACCTGGATGGCATCGCCACCCTCAAAGGCACGACCGCGCATTACGCCGAGGGCGATTGTGCGCTGACCTTCATCGCCATGAACGGCGTGCTGGATGTCAGTCAGGAGGGCAGTGACTCGGATTGCGGCGCCGGGATGGGCGTGTTTTATGCCGGACGATACGTGGCATCGGAACAGTCTTTGGCGCTGGAAAACGATTTGCTCAGCGTCGGACTAGTGCGCACTCAACAGGAAGACGACGCGCTGCGCACATTGCTCAAGGACGACTACCAACGGTTGGTCGAGAGCAGCAGTTCGCGGACCCTGGGCGAGGCGTCCAGCGATGTTCCGGGCGCCGAAGTCGATGAAATGTGGGTACGCGGGCTCGGCGGTATCAACGCTTCAATTTTCATGCACACCACAGACTCGCGCTTCTGGCTGGTGTTGATAGTGAGCGATTCGAAGGGCAATCTTCGCGCCCGTTACTACACCAACGTGGCAGGCTGGAAAGGGCGCCTGCCCGAAACACTCAAGCGTTGGTATGACAAACGAGCGGCGGCCGGGTCCTTGCCGCTGGACCAGATGCCCTAG
- a CDS encoding TetR/AcrR family transcriptional regulator: protein MTSIRQRNQHLILAAASEEFAARGFDATQTRDIAARAGVPKANLYYYFQTKENLYAKVLLGFVEPLLEASAVLRESDDPVEGLQAYIAARIRIAREHPHIAKVFSGELLLGGRQLPEECRDLLYAEAQRNVECLRSWIERGLLAPVDPEHLMLFIWSATRTYTNLGWQMAHITGRQVPEDGDYRNAAATITRLVLGGVVPERIGAIGGLMFAT from the coding sequence ATGACCAGCATTCGCCAACGCAATCAGCACCTGATCCTGGCCGCCGCCAGCGAAGAGTTTGCCGCCAGGGGTTTCGACGCTACCCAGACCCGGGACATCGCCGCGCGCGCGGGGGTGCCGAAGGCGAATCTGTATTACTACTTCCAGACCAAGGAAAACCTCTACGCCAAAGTGCTGCTCGGGTTTGTCGAGCCGCTGCTGGAGGCCTCGGCGGTGTTGCGCGAGAGCGATGATCCGGTGGAGGGTTTGCAGGCCTACATCGCGGCGCGGATACGCATTGCGCGGGAGCATCCGCACATTGCCAAGGTGTTCAGTGGCGAGTTGTTGCTCGGCGGACGGCAGTTACCCGAGGAGTGTCGGGATTTGTTGTATGCCGAGGCACAGCGCAATGTCGAATGCCTGCGCAGCTGGATTGAGCGCGGACTGTTGGCGCCGGTGGATCCGGAGCATTTGATGCTGTTTATCTGGTCGGCGACGCGCACCTATACCAACCTGGGCTGGCAGATGGCGCATATCACCGGGCGCCAGGTGCCGGAGGATGGGGATTATCGGAATGCGGCGGCGACGATTACCCGGTTGGTGTTGGGGGGCGTGGTGCCGGAGCGGATTGGGGCGATTGGGGGGTTGATGTTTGCGACGTGA
- the ggt gene encoding gamma-glutamyltransferase, producing MKFEPFARTLMATSLALSCLSAYAASVAPVAAENGMVVTAQHLATHVGVDELKNGGNAVDAAVAVAYALAVVYPAAGNLGGGGFMTIQLADGRKTFLDFREKAPLAATANMYLDKDGNVVPDLSTRGHLAVGVPGTVSGMELALSKYGTKPRKEVIAPAIKFAEEGFVLEQGDVDLLETATDVFKKDMRDSGSIFLSNGEPMQVGQKLIQKDLGKTLREISEKGADGFYKGWVADAIVTSSQANKGIITQADLDKYKTRELAPVECDYRGYHVVSAPPPSSGGVVICEIMNILDGYPMKDLGYHSAQGMHYQIEAMRHAYVDRNSYLGDPDFVKNPIAHLLDKNYATKLRAAIQPQKAGVSREIKPGVAPHEGSNTTHFSIVDKWGNAVSMTYTLNDWFGAGVMASKTGVILNDEMDDFTSKIGVPNMYGLVQGEANAIAPGKAPLSSMSPTIVTKDGKVVMVVGTPGGSRIITATLLTILNVIDYGMNIQEAVDAPRFHQQWLPEETNLETFTTSPDTVKLLESWGHKFAGPQDANHVAAILVGAPSLGGKPVGKNRYYGANDPRRNTGLSLGY from the coding sequence ATGAAGTTCGAACCTTTTGCCAGAACCCTGATGGCGACCTCATTGGCGCTCAGCTGCCTCAGTGCTTACGCCGCCTCCGTGGCGCCGGTTGCTGCCGAAAACGGCATGGTAGTCACGGCCCAGCACTTGGCCACGCATGTGGGCGTGGATGAATTGAAGAACGGCGGTAACGCCGTGGATGCCGCGGTCGCGGTGGCCTATGCACTGGCGGTGGTTTATCCCGCGGCGGGCAACCTGGGCGGCGGTGGTTTCATGACCATTCAACTGGCGGACGGGCGCAAGACCTTCCTTGATTTCCGCGAAAAAGCGCCATTGGCCGCAACGGCGAACATGTACCTGGACAAGGACGGTAACGTCGTCCCGGACCTGAGCACCCGTGGTCACCTGGCCGTCGGCGTGCCGGGCACGGTGTCCGGCATGGAACTGGCCCTGAGCAAATACGGCACCAAGCCGCGCAAGGAAGTGATCGCCCCGGCGATCAAGTTCGCCGAAGAAGGCTTCGTCCTGGAGCAGGGCGACGTCGATCTGCTGGAAACCGCCACCGACGTGTTCAAGAAGGACATGCGCGACTCCGGCTCGATTTTCCTGAGCAATGGCGAGCCAATGCAGGTCGGGCAGAAACTGATACAAAAGGACCTGGGCAAAACCCTGCGGGAAATTTCCGAGAAGGGCGCCGATGGGTTCTATAAAGGTTGGGTAGCCGACGCCATCGTCACTTCCAGCCAGGCCAACAAAGGCATCATCACCCAGGCCGACCTCGACAAGTACAAGACCCGCGAACTGGCCCCGGTGGAGTGCGATTATCGCGGCTACCACGTGGTCTCGGCGCCACCGCCAAGCTCTGGCGGGGTGGTGATCTGCGAGATCATGAACATCCTCGACGGCTATCCGATGAAGGACTTGGGTTATCACTCGGCCCAGGGCATGCATTACCAGATTGAAGCGATGCGTCACGCCTATGTGGACCGCAACAGCTACCTCGGCGACCCGGATTTCGTGAAGAATCCGATCGCTCACCTGCTGGACAAGAACTACGCCACCAAACTGCGCGCCGCGATCCAGCCGCAGAAGGCCGGTGTGTCTCGGGAAATCAAACCCGGCGTAGCGCCGCATGAGGGCAGCAACACCACGCATTTCTCCATCGTCGATAAATGGGGCAACGCGGTGTCGATGACCTACACCCTCAACGACTGGTTCGGCGCCGGCGTCATGGCGAGCAAGACCGGGGTGATCCTCAACGACGAAATGGACGACTTCACCTCGAAAATCGGCGTGCCAAACATGTACGGCCTGGTGCAAGGGGAAGCCAACGCCATCGCACCCGGCAAGGCACCACTGTCGTCCATGAGCCCGACCATCGTCACCAAGGACGGCAAAGTGGTGATGGTGGTCGGGACGCCGGGCGGTAGCCGCATCATTACCGCCACGTTGCTGACCATCCTCAACGTGATCGACTATGGCATGAACATCCAGGAAGCCGTGGACGCGCCGCGTTTCCACCAGCAATGGTTGCCGGAAGAGACCAACCTGGAGACCTTCACCACCAGCCCGGACACGGTGAAGCTGCTCGAAAGCTGGGGGCATAAATTTGCCGGGCCGCAGGACGCCAACCATGTGGCGGCAATCCTGGTCGGCGCGCCTTCGCTGGGCGGCAAACCGGTGGGCAAAAACCGCTACTACGGCGCGAACGATCCACGCCGCAATACCGGTTTGTCGCTGGGCTACTAA
- a CDS encoding cysteine hydrolase family protein, which produces MTTALLIIDVQHALCTGEYECFDIKRVIENINSLSTKAREANLPVVLIQHEEKGDLLQHGSKGWQLAASLETAPQDLRVRKTTRDSFYQTHLQALLQDQGTDRLIICGLQTDYCVNATVRQALKLGYDVVLASDAHSTVDNGNLAAEDIIAEHNADLAHLTGPVARIDVLPTAEIRL; this is translated from the coding sequence ATGACCACCGCACTGCTGATCATCGACGTCCAACACGCCCTGTGCACCGGCGAGTACGAATGCTTCGACATCAAACGCGTCATCGAGAACATCAATAGCCTGAGTACCAAGGCCAGGGAAGCCAACCTCCCGGTGGTCCTTATCCAGCACGAAGAAAAGGGCGACCTGCTGCAACACGGCTCCAAGGGTTGGCAGTTGGCCGCCAGCCTGGAGACTGCCCCGCAAGACCTGCGCGTGCGCAAAACCACCCGGGATTCGTTTTACCAGACCCACCTGCAAGCCTTGCTGCAAGACCAGGGCACTGATCGGTTGATCATCTGCGGCCTGCAAACCGACTATTGCGTCAACGCCACCGTGCGCCAGGCCCTGAAGCTGGGCTATGACGTGGTACTCGCCAGCGACGCGCATTCCACCGTCGACAACGGCAACCTCGCCGCCGAAGACATCATCGCCGAGCACAACGCCGACCTCGCGCACTTGACCGGCCCCGTGGCGCGGATCGACGTTTTGCCGACCGCCGAAATCCGTCTCTGA
- a CDS encoding SDR family oxidoreductase, with translation MKIVVIGGTGLIGTQLCNNLRQRGHDVLAGSPSTGLNALTGEGLEAALTGADVVVDVANSPSFEDAAVLEFFETSGRNLFAAEKAAGVKHHVALSVVGTEMMLDSGYFRAKMAQEKLIKASGVPYSILRATQFFEFIGAIAQSGNEGNTTRLPAADLQPIASADVAATLANIAEQPPTRQTEEVAGPERLPIASFVKTWLKHNDDPREVIADAEATYFGAVIDDESLTPGVDPIIGATRFDAWLKNT, from the coding sequence ATGAAAATTGTCGTCATTGGCGGAACGGGCCTGATAGGCACCCAGCTCTGCAATAACCTGCGCCAGCGCGGGCACGACGTACTGGCCGGCTCACCCAGCACCGGCCTCAATGCCCTGACCGGCGAAGGCCTCGAAGCGGCGCTGACCGGTGCCGACGTGGTGGTCGACGTCGCCAACTCGCCGTCATTTGAAGACGCCGCCGTGCTGGAGTTCTTCGAGACTTCCGGGCGCAACCTGTTCGCCGCCGAGAAAGCCGCCGGGGTCAAACACCATGTCGCCTTGTCCGTCGTCGGCACGGAAATGATGCTCGACAGCGGCTACTTCCGCGCCAAAATGGCCCAGGAAAAACTGATCAAGGCCTCGGGCGTTCCCTACTCGATCCTGCGGGCCACGCAATTCTTCGAATTCATCGGCGCCATCGCCCAATCCGGCAACGAAGGCAACACCACCCGATTGCCCGCCGCCGACCTGCAACCGATCGCCTCGGCCGACGTCGCGGCGACCCTGGCCAACATCGCCGAACAACCGCCCACCCGCCAGACAGAGGAAGTGGCCGGCCCTGAACGGCTGCCAATCGCCTCATTCGTCAAAACCTGGTTGAAACACAACGACGACCCACGCGAGGTGATCGCGGACGCCGAGGCCACCTATTTTGGTGCGGTCATCGACGACGAGTCACTGACCCCCGGCGTCGATCCGATCATTGGCGCGACACGCTTCGATGCCTGGCTGAAAAACACCTAG
- the dapF gene encoding diaminopimelate epimerase, producing the protein MPLSFHKMHANGDDFVIVDSRNSPLSITSALARRMGDRHRGVGFNQLAVILDCDDAAARLMFWNADGSTLDACGSATRGAADRLMRESNTTSIVLRTNRGLLTCERTSTGAISVAMGEPLFGWSAIPLAQEVDTAVLPLAGDPAACSMGNPHCTYFVDDLTAVDIAAIGPTIETDALFPLKTNVHFVQVIDRTHIRLRIWERGGGIPLGSGSCSCGAAVNGIRRGLLDNCVEVECDGGTVTVQWDGVGAVFLIGPVETSFSGTLTDRFLQAL; encoded by the coding sequence ATGCCACTGAGCTTCCACAAAATGCACGCCAATGGTGATGACTTCGTGATTGTCGACTCGCGAAATTCGCCCCTCTCAATAACCAGTGCCCTGGCACGGCGAATGGGCGATCGGCACCGTGGAGTGGGGTTCAATCAACTCGCGGTCATACTCGATTGCGATGATGCCGCCGCGCGCTTGATGTTCTGGAATGCCGATGGCTCCACGCTGGATGCCTGTGGCAGCGCAACACGAGGGGCGGCGGATAGGCTGATGCGCGAATCAAATACGACCTCGATAGTATTGCGAACCAACCGTGGACTGCTCACGTGCGAACGCACCTCAACGGGTGCCATTTCTGTCGCCATGGGAGAACCGCTTTTCGGCTGGTCGGCTATTCCACTGGCGCAGGAAGTGGACACGGCTGTGTTGCCACTGGCTGGCGACCCGGCAGCGTGCAGCATGGGAAATCCGCACTGCACTTATTTTGTGGACGACCTGACAGCCGTTGATATAGCGGCCATCGGACCGACCATTGAAACCGACGCTCTATTTCCACTGAAAACGAATGTACATTTCGTCCAGGTCATCGACCGCACGCACATTCGGCTGCGCATCTGGGAGCGCGGCGGTGGCATCCCGCTCGGCTCGGGCTCCTGCTCGTGTGGCGCGGCGGTCAACGGCATTCGCCGGGGCTTGCTGGACAACTGCGTCGAGGTTGAATGTGATGGCGGGACCGTTACGGTTCAATGGGATGGCGTGGGGGCTGTTTTTCTCATTGGACCGGTAGAGACGAGTTTCTCGGGAACACTGACGGATCGATTTTTACAGGCGCTTTAG
- a CDS encoding cupin domain-containing protein, producing MNLHPLFALLPLLCTGLAMAAPASPVVQPVMEQALADYPGKEVLMITVEYPPGGADPVHRHDAHGFIYVLEGSIVMGVKGGKEVTLMPGQSFHEGPEDVHTVGRNASQDKPAKFLVFLLKEKGKPAVIPVD from the coding sequence ATGAACCTGCATCCTCTCTTCGCCTTACTGCCGCTGTTGTGCACCGGACTGGCAATGGCCGCTCCCGCGTCACCGGTGGTCCAACCCGTGATGGAACAGGCGCTTGCCGACTACCCCGGAAAAGAAGTGCTGATGATCACCGTGGAATACCCGCCAGGCGGCGCCGATCCGGTGCATCGGCACGACGCGCATGGCTTCATCTATGTGCTCGAAGGCTCCATCGTCATGGGCGTGAAGGGTGGCAAAGAGGTGACGCTGATGCCGGGGCAGAGTTTTCATGAAGGGCCTGAAGACGTGCATACGGTGGGGCGCAATGCGAGTCAGGACAAGCCGGCGAAGTTTTTGGTGTTTTTGTTGAAGGAGAAGGGGAAGCCAGCGGTGATTCCGGTTGATTGA
- a CDS encoding beta strand repeat-containing protein, whose translation MNDNKVLVLRTCANDMSDHAGQVWPEAGPVVCKHWQPSKKLENGLVGLLWGEGSSTQLSLRADARWIVCEVDAAHIIKLEEDGMIKFPEAEVVHTGTQESAIDYLLKNIDNYETANTTATEIILESSNKPLNREFESRRAQGYSPSGIGAKVDASQKFETAVYGSTLTGGHQSYLLAGYGSTETAGGQSSLIAGYGSTLTAADSSSLTAGYGSTEMAGNDSALIAGYGSTQIAGQKSTLTADYGSTQTAQDDSTLTAGYGSTATAGRDSSLTAGYGSTQTAKDGSALTAGYGSTETAGAESSLIAGYGSTQTAGQDSTLTAGYGSTATAGSESSLIAGYGSTQTAGHDSTLTAGYGTTQTAQESSSLTAGYGSTATAGHDSSLIAGYGSTQTAGYESTLTAGYGSTQTAQESSSLTAGYGSTGTAGYGSSLIAGYGTTQTAGYESSLTAGYGSTLTAQESSSLTAGYGSTETAGGDSSLIAGYGSTQTAGYDSTLTAGYGSTLTAQDGSSLTAGYGTTETAGHESSLIAGYGSTQTAGHDSTLTAGYGSTLTAREHSSLTAGYGSTETAGFKSTLTAGYGSTLTARESSALTAGYGSTETAGSDSSLIAGYGSTQTAGYESTLTAGYGSTLTAQDNSSLTAGYGSTETAGYESSLIAGYGSTQTAGYDSTLTAGYGSTLTAQHNSTLTAGYGSTETAGQDSSLIAGYGSSLTSGIRSFLTAGYGSTLISGLRSVLTAGYGSTETAGAESSLIAGYGSTQTAGQDSTLTAGYGSTATAGSESSLIAGYGSTQTAGHDSTLTAGYGSTQTAQESSSLTAGYGSTATAGHDSSLIAGYGSTQTAGYESTLTAGYGSTQTAQESSSLTAGYGSTGTAGYGSSLIAGYGTTQTAGYESSLTAGYGSTLTAQESSSLTAGYGSTETAGGDSSLIAGYGSTQTAGYDSTLTAGYGSTLTAQDGSSLTAGYGTTETAGHESSLIAGYGSTQTAGHDSTLTAGYGSTLTAQEHSSLTAGYGSTETAGFKSTLTAGYGSTLTARESSALTAGYGSTETAGSDSSLIAGYGSTQTAGYESTLTAGYGSTLTAQDNSSLTAGYGSTETAGYESSLIAGYGSTQTAGYDSTLTAGYGSTLTAQHNSTLTAGYGSTETAGQDSSLIAGYGSSLTSGIRSFLTAGYGSTLISGLRSVLTAGYGSSQTAGYESTLTAGYGSNQIASHQSSLIAGPGSTQIAGHKSMLIAGKDSSQTAGYRSTLIAGAGSIQTAGDRSKLIAGKDSTQIAGDRSKLLAGSNSHLTAGDRSKLTAGDDCTLMGGDKSVLTAGKNSILVGGARSKLIGSLGSTLTGGENATLIFRCWNGKRYKNVVARTGKDGVEAHVPYQVDEADNIVTKPDE comes from the coding sequence ATGAATGACAACAAAGTCCTGGTCTTGCGCACGTGTGCCAATGACATGTCGGACCACGCTGGCCAGGTCTGGCCTGAAGCCGGGCCCGTGGTGTGCAAGCACTGGCAGCCCAGCAAAAAGCTCGAGAACGGCCTGGTTGGGCTGTTGTGGGGCGAGGGTTCTTCTACTCAGCTAAGTCTGCGAGCCGATGCCAGATGGATTGTGTGCGAAGTTGACGCGGCGCACATCATCAAACTTGAAGAAGACGGCATGATCAAGTTCCCGGAAGCGGAAGTTGTTCACACCGGCACTCAGGAAAGTGCAATCGATTATCTCTTAAAAAACATCGACAACTATGAAACTGCCAACACCACTGCAACTGAAATAATACTGGAATCATCCAATAAACCATTAAACCGCGAATTCGAAAGTCGCCGAGCGCAGGGATACAGCCCTTCCGGTATCGGCGCTAAAGTCGACGCTTCGCAAAAGTTCGAAACGGCTGTTTACGGCAGCACGCTGACCGGTGGCCATCAAAGTTATCTGCTGGCCGGTTATGGCAGCACTGAAACGGCGGGCGGCCAGAGTTCGTTGATTGCCGGCTACGGCAGCACCTTGACCGCCGCCGACAGCAGTTCGTTGACCGCAGGCTATGGCAGCACGGAAATGGCCGGCAACGACAGCGCGCTGATCGCCGGGTATGGCAGTACCCAGATCGCCGGCCAGAAAAGCACCCTGACCGCCGATTACGGCAGCACGCAAACCGCCCAGGACGACAGCACCCTCACCGCCGGTTATGGCAGCACGGCAACGGCAGGACGCGACAGCTCACTGACCGCAGGTTACGGCAGTACGCAGACCGCCAAGGATGGCAGCGCGCTCACGGCGGGCTATGGCAGCACTGAAACCGCCGGCGCGGAAAGCTCCTTGATCGCCGGTTATGGCAGCACGCAAACAGCGGGCCAGGACAGCACGCTGACGGCTGGCTACGGCAGCACCGCCACGGCTGGGTCGGAAAGCTCGCTGATCGCCGGTTACGGCAGTACCCAGACCGCCGGGCACGACAGCACGCTGACGGCGGGTTATGGCACCACGCAGACCGCTCAGGAAAGCAGTTCACTCACCGCCGGCTATGGCAGCACCGCCACCGCGGGTCACGACAGTTCATTGATCGCCGGTTATGGCAGCACGCAAACCGCTGGTTACGAAAGCACGTTGACCGCGGGCTACGGCAGCACCCAGACCGCGCAGGAAAGCAGCTCTCTTACGGCGGGCTATGGCAGCACCGGCACCGCCGGGTACGGTAGCTCGTTGATCGCCGGTTACGGCACGACCCAGACCGCCGGCTACGAAAGCAGCCTGACCGCCGGCTATGGCAGCACCCTCACCGCCCAGGAAAGCAGTTCACTCACCGCCGGCTACGGCAGCACCGAAACCGCCGGCGGCGACAGTTCGCTGATCGCCGGTTATGGCAGCACGCAAACCGCCGGGTACGACAGTACATTGACTGCGGGTTACGGCAGCACCCTCACTGCTCAGGACGGCAGTTCCCTCACGGCGGGTTATGGCACCACGGAAACTGCCGGGCATGAAAGTTCGCTGATCGCCGGCTACGGCAGCACGCAAACCGCCGGTCACGACAGCACACTGACGGCGGGCTACGGCAGCACCCTCACCGCCCGGGAACACAGCTCGCTCACCGCCGGCTATGGCAGCACCGAAACCGCCGGTTTCAAAAGCACCCTGACCGCAGGTTACGGCAGCACGCTGACCGCCCGGGAAAGCAGCGCGCTCACCGCCGGTTACGGCAGTACCGAAACCGCCGGCAGCGACAGCTCGCTGATCGCCGGTTATGGCAGCACGCAAACGGCTGGCTACGAAAGCACCCTGACGGCCGGTTACGGCAGCACCCTCACGGCCCAGGACAACAGCTCCCTTACCGCCGGCTATGGCAGCACCGAAACCGCCGGCTACGAAAGTTCGCTGATCGCCGGTTACGGCAGCACGCAAACCGCCGGGTACGACAGCACGTTGACAGCGGGTTACGGCAGTACCCTCACCGCTCAGCACAACAGCACCCTCACTGCCGGTTATGGCAGCACCGAAACCGCGGGCCAGGACAGTTCGTTGATCGCCGGCTACGGCAGCAGCTTGACCTCCGGCATCCGCAGCTTTCTCACGGCGGGATACGGCAGCACGCTGATCAGCGGCTTGCGCAGTGTATTGACGGCTGGTTATGGCAGCACGGAAACCGCCGGAGCGGAAAGCTCCTTGATCGCCGGTTATGGCAGCACGCAAACAGCGGGCCAGGACAGCACGCTGACGGCTGGCTACGGCAGCACCGCCACGGCTGGGTCGGAAAGCTCGCTGATCGCCGGTTACGGCAGTACCCAGACCGCCGGGCACGACAGCACGCTGACGGCGGGTTATGGCAGCACGCAAACCGCTCAGGAAAGCAGTTCACTCACCGCCGGCTATGGCAGCACCGCCACCGCGGGTCACGACAGTTCATTGATCGCCGGTTATGGCAGCACGCAAACCGCTGGTTACGAAAGCACGTTGACCGCGGGCTACGGCAGCACCCAGACCGCGCAGGAAAGCAGCTCACTCACGGCGGGCTATGGCAGCACCGGCACCGCCGGGTACGGTAGCTCGTTGATCGCCGGTTACGGCACGACCCAGACCGCCGGCTACGAAAGCAGCCTGACCGCCGGTTATGGCAGCACCCTCACCGCCCAGGAAAGCAGTTCACTCACCGCCGGCTACGGCAGCACCGAAACCGCCGGCGGCGACAGTTCATTGATCGCCGGTTATGGCAGCACGCAAACCGCCGGGTACGACAGTACGTTGACTGCGGGTTACGGCAGCACTCTCACTGCTCAGGACGGCAGCTCCCTCACGGCGGGTTATGGCACCACGGAAACTGCCGGGCATGAAAGTTCGCTGATCGCCGGCTACGGCAGCACGCAAACCGCCGGTCACGACAGCACACTGACGGCGGGCTACGGCAGCACCCTCACCGCCCAGGAACACAGCTCGCTCACCGCCGGCTACGGCAGCACCGAAACCGCCGGTTTCAAAAGCACCCTGACCGCAGGTTACGGCAGCACGCTGACCGCCCGGGAAAGCAGCGCGCTCACCGCCGGTTACGGCAGTACCGAAACCGCCGGCAGCGACAGCTCGCTGATCGCCGGTTATGGCAGCACGCAAACGGCTGGCTACGAAAGCACCCTGACGGCCGGTTACGGCAGCACCCTCACGGCCCAGGACAACAGCTCCCTTACCGCCGGCTATGGCAGCACCGAAACCGCCGGCTATGAAAGTTCGCTGATCGCCGGCTACGGCAGCACGCAAACCGCCGGGTACGACAGCACGTTGACAGCGGGTTACGGCAGTACCCTCACCGCTCAGCACAACAGCACCCTCACTGCCGGTTATGGCAGCACCGAAACCGCGGGCCAGGACAGTTCGTTGATCGCCGGCTACGGCAGCAGCTTGACCTCCGGCATCCGCAGCTTTCTCACGGCGGGATACGGCAGCACGTTGATCAGCGGCTTGCGCAGTGTATTGACGGCTGGTTATGGCAGCTCGCAAACCGCCGGTTACGAAAGCACGTTGACCGCCGGATACGGCAGCAACCAGATCGCCAGTCATCAAAGCTCCCTGATCGCCGGTCCCGGCAGCACGCAAATCGCCGGACACAAAAGCATGTTGATCGCCGGCAAGGACAGCTCACAAACCGCCGGTTATCGCAGCACGCTCATTGCCGGTGCCGGGAGCATCCAGACCGCAGGCGATCGCAGCAAATTGATCGCCGGCAAGGACAGCACGCAAATCGCCGGCGACCGCAGCAAGCTATTGGCGGGCAGCAACAGCCACCTCACGGCGGGTGATCGCAGCAAGTTGACGGCGGGGGATGACTGCACGTTGATGGGCGGCGATAAGAGCGTGTTGACGGCGGGCAAGAACAGCATTCTGGTGGGCGGTGCGCGCAGCAAACTGATTGGCAGCCTGGGTTCAACCCTGACCGGCGGCGAGAACGCGACGCTGATTTTTCGCTGCTGGAACGGCAAGCGCTACAAGAATGTCGTGGCGCGTACCGGCAAGGATGGCGTCGAGGCACATGTGCCTTATCAGGTGGATGAAGCGGACAACATCGTCACCAAACCCGATGAGTAA